From Camelus ferus isolate YT-003-E chromosome 18, BCGSAC_Cfer_1.0, whole genome shotgun sequence, one genomic window encodes:
- the EPO gene encoding erythropoietin: MGAREWPALLLLVSLLLLPLGLPVLGAPQRLICDSRVLERYILEAREAENATMGCAEGCSFSENITVPDTKVNFYAWKRMEVAQQAVEVWQGLVLLSEAILQGQALLANSSQPSEVLQLHVDKAVSGLRSLTSLLRALGAQKEAIPLPDAASSSAAPLRTFTVDTLCKLFRIYSNFLRGKLTLYTGEACRRGDR, from the exons ATGGGGGCGCGCG AATGGCCTGCCCTGCTGCTTCTGGTGTCcttgctgctgcttcctctgggcCTCCCGGTCCTGGGCGCCCCCCAACGCCTCATCTGTGACAGCCGAGTTTTGGAGAGGTACAtcctggaggccagggaggccgAAAATGCCACG ATGGGCTGTGCCGAAGGCTGCAGCTTCAGTGAGAATATCACCGTCCCAGACACCAAAGTTAACTTCTATGCCTGGAAGAGGATGGAG GTCGCGCAGCAGGCTGTGGAAGTCTGGCAGGGCCTGGTCCTGCTCTCTGAAGCCATcctgcagggccaggccctgTTGGCCAACTCCTCCCAGCCATCTGAGGTCCTGCAGCTGCATGTGGACAAAGCTGTTAGCGGCCTGCGCAGCCTCACCTCCCTGCTTCGGGCGCTGGGAGCCCAG AAGGAAGCCATCCCCCTTCCAGATGCAGCCTCCTCCTCCGCTGCCCCACTCCGAACATTCACTGTTGATACTTTGTGCAAACTTTTCCGAATCTACTCCAATTTCCTGCGGGGAAAGCTGACGCTGTACACAGGGGAGGCctgcaggagaggggacaggtga